One genomic window of Kaistia geumhonensis includes the following:
- a CDS encoding cupin domain-containing protein, protein MTDTFPPLPADDLSRSATIVAADDPGLAHLGIGAGTYTILISGEQTDGRYTLIDMLVPAGGPPPHRHDFEEMFHILEGELEVTFRGEVHRVAAGQTISIPANAPHGFRVVSPTPARFLCLCLPAGQEEFFKLVGEPLPTRTTPPTPPTPDVLAERRTILMANALRFRSEFLPPLN, encoded by the coding sequence ATGACCGATACGTTTCCGCCGCTTCCCGCCGACGATCTCTCGCGCAGCGCGACCATCGTCGCCGCCGACGATCCCGGCCTCGCCCATCTCGGCATAGGCGCGGGCACCTACACGATCCTCATTTCGGGCGAGCAGACGGACGGCCGCTACACGCTGATCGACATGCTGGTGCCTGCCGGCGGTCCGCCGCCGCACCGGCATGACTTTGAGGAGATGTTTCACATCCTTGAAGGCGAACTCGAGGTGACCTTCCGCGGCGAGGTCCACCGTGTGGCAGCCGGACAGACCATCAGCATTCCGGCCAACGCCCCACACGGCTTCCGCGTCGTCTCGCCGACGCCGGCCCGCTTCCTCTGCCTGTGCCTGCCGGCCGGGCAGGAGGAGTTCTTCAAGCTGGTCGGCGAGCCGCTCCCGACGCGGACCACGCCGCCGACACCGCCGACGCCGGATGTCCTCGCCGAGCGCCGCACCATTCTGATGGCCAATGCGCTGCGGTTCAGGAGCGAGTTCCTGCCACCGTTGAACTAG
- a CDS encoding efflux RND transporter permease subunit: MSLSSWFIRHPVGTSLLMAALLVAGIAAYPQLPVAPLPEVEFPTIQVTTSLPGASPETIASSVTQPLERQLGQISGLAQMTSVSTLGNSAITLQFDLDRPIDGAAEDVITAINAAAGQLPTGLPAPPTYRKVNPADAPIMVLAVSSATLPIITVDDYAENVLVQRLSQVPGVSQVNVLGQQKPSVRVQVDPERIAAMGLSLEDVRGALVQTTTNGPKGTVQGPLRSFTITDNDQILAAEPWNDQVIAYRNQAPVRISDIGLAVAAAENSELAAWADERPAILLPVYKQPGANVIATVDAIKAMLPQLEAAMPRAVDVRILSDRTGTIRASIDDVQRTLIITVVLVVAVIFAFLRSIRATVIPGLAVPLAIIASFAVMLLCGFSLDNLSLMGLSIAVGFVVDDAVVMLENIDRHMEGGASPLDAALKGASEIGFTILSISLSLMAVFIPLLFMGGIVGRLFREFAVTVTATIAISAVVSLTLTPTLCALFLKAKRPGAEGRFFRASERFFEAMLRFYAGVLDWALGHQRIVLGIFLATLVATGAAFVAIPKGFFPLQDTGLILGVSQAAEDISFADMKDRQLALARVVAADPDVASIGMAVGATPGQTVNSARMFITLKPRDQRQASASEIIRRLQPKLLAVQGIRLTMQSVQDVTVGGRASAAQYQYTLQDGDSAELYAFAPRLLDALRKLPELTEVASDQQDAGASLSLTIDRSQAARFGISPTVIDNVLDDAFGQRQVTQYFTELNSYHVILEVTPAIQNSPAVLDRIYVPSPITGKQVPLSVLARWTSAKTSTLAINHQSQLPSVTLSFNTAPGVALSDAVAAIGRAEAGLGLPATIQTSFQGNAAAFQSSLASEPLLVLAALAVIYVILGVLYESTIHPLTILSTLPSAGLGALLMLWAFGFDFSVIGLIGVILLIGIVKKNGIMIVDFALAGEKERGLSPEAAIREACLMRFRPIMMTTMAALLGGVPLMLGSGTGSELRQPLGYAIVGGLVVSQILTLVTTPVVFLTLDRFAKRLKALRSNAEAPAQPS; this comes from the coding sequence ATGTCGCTCTCCTCATGGTTCATCCGCCATCCTGTCGGTACGTCGCTGCTGATGGCCGCACTCCTGGTCGCCGGCATCGCCGCCTATCCGCAGCTGCCCGTGGCTCCGCTGCCAGAGGTCGAGTTCCCCACCATCCAGGTGACGACATCCTTGCCTGGCGCGAGCCCCGAGACGATCGCCTCTTCGGTGACGCAGCCACTCGAGCGACAGCTTGGCCAGATCTCCGGCCTCGCGCAGATGACCTCGGTCAGCACGCTCGGCAACAGCGCGATCACACTGCAGTTCGACCTCGACCGTCCCATCGACGGCGCGGCGGAAGACGTGATCACCGCGATCAACGCCGCGGCCGGGCAACTGCCGACCGGCCTCCCGGCGCCGCCGACCTACCGCAAGGTCAACCCCGCCGACGCGCCGATCATGGTGCTCGCGGTTTCATCCGCGACGCTGCCGATCATCACCGTCGACGACTACGCCGAGAACGTCCTGGTGCAGCGGCTGAGCCAGGTGCCCGGCGTCTCGCAGGTCAATGTGCTCGGCCAGCAGAAGCCGTCCGTCAGGGTGCAGGTCGACCCTGAGCGGATCGCGGCGATGGGCCTTTCGCTGGAAGATGTCCGCGGCGCCCTCGTCCAGACGACGACGAATGGTCCGAAGGGCACGGTTCAGGGGCCGCTTCGCAGCTTCACGATCACCGACAACGACCAGATCCTCGCCGCCGAACCCTGGAACGACCAGGTCATCGCCTATCGCAACCAGGCGCCCGTGCGCATCTCGGATATCGGCCTCGCCGTGGCGGCTGCCGAGAACTCGGAACTTGCGGCCTGGGCCGACGAGAGGCCGGCGATCCTGCTGCCCGTCTACAAGCAGCCGGGCGCCAATGTCATCGCGACTGTCGACGCGATCAAGGCCATGCTGCCGCAACTGGAAGCCGCGATGCCGCGGGCGGTCGATGTGCGCATCCTCAGCGACCGCACCGGCACCATCCGCGCTTCGATCGACGATGTGCAGCGGACACTGATCATCACGGTGGTGCTGGTGGTCGCGGTGATCTTCGCCTTCCTTCGCAGCATCCGTGCGACCGTGATCCCGGGCCTGGCGGTGCCGCTCGCCATCATTGCAAGCTTCGCGGTCATGCTGCTTTGCGGCTTCAGCCTCGACAATCTCTCCCTGATGGGCCTCAGCATCGCTGTCGGCTTCGTGGTCGACGACGCCGTGGTGATGCTGGAGAACATCGACCGCCATATGGAGGGTGGGGCCAGTCCGCTCGACGCCGCCCTGAAGGGGGCGTCCGAGATCGGCTTCACGATCCTCTCCATCAGCCTGTCGCTGATGGCCGTCTTCATTCCGCTGCTCTTCATGGGCGGTATCGTCGGACGCCTGTTCCGCGAGTTCGCGGTGACGGTGACGGCGACGATCGCCATCTCCGCCGTCGTCTCGCTGACACTCACCCCGACGCTTTGCGCGCTGTTCCTCAAGGCGAAGCGCCCCGGCGCGGAAGGGCGCTTCTTCCGCGCGTCCGAGCGCTTCTTCGAGGCCATGCTTCGCTTCTATGCCGGCGTGCTCGACTGGGCGCTGGGCCATCAGCGCATCGTCCTCGGCATCTTTCTCGCGACACTGGTCGCGACCGGGGCCGCCTTCGTCGCGATCCCGAAGGGCTTCTTCCCCCTGCAGGATACCGGTCTCATTCTCGGCGTCTCGCAGGCGGCAGAGGACATCTCCTTCGCGGATATGAAGGATCGCCAACTGGCTCTGGCACGCGTCGTCGCCGCGGATCCGGATGTCGCGAGCATCGGCATGGCGGTCGGCGCCACGCCGGGCCAGACGGTCAACTCGGCGCGCATGTTCATCACGCTGAAGCCGCGCGACCAGCGCCAGGCCTCGGCGAGCGAGATCATCCGGCGGCTGCAGCCGAAGCTGCTCGCGGTCCAGGGCATCCGTCTCACCATGCAGTCCGTGCAGGATGTGACCGTGGGCGGCAGGGCCTCGGCGGCGCAGTACCAGTATACGCTCCAGGACGGCGACAGCGCCGAGCTCTATGCCTTCGCGCCTCGCCTCCTCGACGCGCTGCGCAAGCTGCCGGAACTGACCGAGGTCGCCAGCGACCAGCAGGACGCGGGCGCCTCGCTCAGCCTCACGATCGATCGCTCGCAGGCGGCGCGCTTCGGCATCTCGCCCACGGTCATCGACAATGTCCTCGACGATGCCTTCGGACAGAGGCAGGTCACGCAGTATTTCACGGAGCTCAACAGCTACCACGTGATCCTCGAGGTTACGCCGGCGATCCAGAACAGCCCGGCGGTCCTCGACCGGATCTATGTGCCGTCGCCGATTACCGGCAAGCAGGTCCCGCTCAGCGTGCTGGCAAGATGGACGAGCGCGAAGACGAGCACTCTCGCCATCAATCACCAGAGCCAGCTACCCTCCGTGACGCTGTCGTTCAACACGGCTCCGGGCGTCGCGCTCAGCGATGCGGTGGCGGCGATCGGCCGGGCGGAAGCCGGCCTCGGCCTGCCGGCCACCATCCAGACATCGTTCCAGGGCAACGCCGCCGCGTTCCAGTCCTCGCTCGCCAGCGAGCCCCTCCTCGTCCTCGCCGCGCTGGCGGTGATCTACGTGATACTCGGTGTGCTCTACGAGAGCACGATCCATCCGCTGACCATCCTCTCGACGCTGCCGTCGGCCGGTCTCGGGGCTCTGCTCATGCTCTGGGCCTTCGGCTTCGATTTCAGCGTGATCGGCCTCATCGGCGTCATTCTCCTGATCGGCATCGTCAAGAAGAACGGCATCATGATCGTCGATTTCGCACTCGCCGGCGAGAAGGAGCGGGGTCTGTCGCCCGAGGCGGCGATCCGGGAGGCCTGCCTGATGCGCTTCCGGCCGATCATGATGACGACCATGGCGGCGCTGCTCGGCGGCGTGCCGCTGATGCTCGGGAGCGGCACCGGCTCGGAACTGCGCCAGCCGCTCGGCTATGCCATCGTCGGCGGCCTCGTCGTCAGCCAGATCCTGACGCTCGTCACGACGCCGGTCGTCTTCCTCACGCTCGACCGATTCGCGAAGCGTCTGAAAGCCCTGCGGAGCAACGCCGAGGCGCCGGCCCAGCCGTCTTGA
- a CDS encoding efflux RND transporter periplasmic adaptor subunit, translating into MTIGTAEKKDVPLYLTGPGTVTPNASVRITSRVDGTIQQIAFTEGQDVRKGQLLALIDPRPYQAVLDAAKAKLQQDQAGLANAQLILTRYATLQKNGFSTEENLDTQKSLVAQYQAGITGDEAAISAAETNLSYTRIEAPIDGRTGLRLVDEGNVVRGADATAIVVLTQLKPITIIAPMPEASRPALTAALARGTVVADAVSKADGSVIAAGKLTVIDNAIDPASGTLKVRALFDNGDLALWPGQFLDLRVTLDVARGATTVPSSAIQRGEGGLFVYRVGSDNRVTAQSVTAGTIGGGVAVITSGLAPGDRVATSGQFRLAPGVSAVDSPAAAGSQQPAAPSGAGKTTGTGEG; encoded by the coding sequence GTGACGATCGGCACTGCCGAGAAGAAGGATGTTCCGCTCTACCTGACGGGGCCGGGAACCGTCACGCCCAACGCGAGCGTCAGGATCACCAGCCGCGTGGACGGCACGATCCAGCAGATCGCGTTCACGGAGGGACAGGACGTCAGGAAGGGGCAGCTGCTCGCCCTGATCGATCCGCGTCCGTACCAGGCCGTTCTCGATGCCGCCAAGGCCAAGCTGCAGCAGGATCAGGCCGGGCTCGCCAATGCGCAGCTGATCCTCACCCGTTACGCGACGCTCCAGAAGAACGGGTTCAGCACCGAGGAAAATCTCGACACGCAGAAGAGCCTCGTCGCCCAGTATCAGGCGGGCATCACCGGAGACGAGGCGGCGATCAGTGCCGCCGAGACCAATCTTTCCTATACGCGGATCGAGGCGCCGATCGACGGACGTACCGGGCTCCGGCTCGTCGACGAGGGCAATGTCGTGCGCGGCGCCGACGCGACGGCGATCGTCGTGCTCACACAGCTGAAGCCGATCACGATCATCGCGCCGATGCCGGAGGCCTCCCGCCCGGCGCTCACCGCCGCGCTCGCCCGCGGGACGGTCGTCGCCGACGCCGTTTCCAAGGCAGATGGCAGTGTCATCGCCGCCGGCAAGCTCACGGTGATCGACAACGCCATCGACCCGGCGAGCGGGACGCTCAAGGTCCGCGCCCTGTTCGACAATGGCGATCTTGCGCTCTGGCCGGGCCAGTTCCTCGATCTCCGCGTCACACTCGACGTGGCACGCGGAGCGACCACGGTGCCGTCGTCGGCCATTCAGCGTGGCGAGGGCGGACTTTTCGTCTATCGCGTCGGTTCCGACAACCGGGTCACGGCGCAGTCCGTCACGGCGGGGACCATCGGCGGCGGCGTGGCGGTCATCACGTCCGGCCTCGCCCCCGGCGACCGCGTCGCTACCTCCGGGCAGTTCCGCCTGGCGCCGGGCGTCAGCGCCGTGGATAGCCCTGCCGCAGCGGGATCGCAGCAGCCAGCCGCTCCGTCCGGCGCGGGCAAGACGACAGGCACGGGGGAGGGGTGA
- a CDS encoding NADP-dependent oxidoreductase — protein sequence MSNRSIVLTRFGGTEALEFAPAPIPTPAPGVAVVRVRAAGINGIDWKIREGFLKDTKPVAFPQLVGMELAGEIVAVAGESRFSIGDRVFGLAAPGSGAYADFVAVPEDRLASTPAGLSDIVAAALPVAGLTAWQMLHAAGVPRSGQTVLVHGASGGVGTLLVQMAKSLGLTVVATGSTASLPHLRALGVDRLIDRTAERFESVVGSVDLVIDLAGGDAPDRSWELLRDGGAVVSAVRPDIAAPRGDGRRGLWFMMQPDSDRLAAIGAAAASGALKVTISETVPLEDIPSAVERNRTGHGPGKAVADLTLA from the coding sequence ATGAGCAATCGCAGCATCGTCCTCACCCGGTTCGGCGGCACCGAAGCTCTCGAATTCGCTCCCGCCCCGATTCCGACGCCCGCGCCCGGCGTCGCCGTCGTCCGCGTTCGCGCCGCCGGCATCAACGGCATCGACTGGAAGATCCGCGAGGGCTTCCTCAAGGACACCAAGCCGGTGGCCTTTCCCCAGCTTGTCGGGATGGAGCTTGCCGGCGAAATCGTCGCTGTCGCAGGGGAAAGCCGCTTCTCCATAGGAGATCGCGTGTTCGGCCTCGCCGCTCCCGGGTCGGGGGCCTATGCCGATTTCGTCGCCGTTCCGGAAGATCGGCTCGCGTCGACCCCCGCCGGGCTTTCTGACATCGTCGCCGCGGCGCTTCCGGTCGCCGGGCTGACGGCGTGGCAGATGCTGCATGCGGCCGGCGTGCCCAGGTCCGGACAGACGGTGCTGGTGCACGGCGCCTCTGGCGGGGTCGGCACGCTGCTGGTGCAGATGGCGAAGTCGCTCGGGCTCACGGTGGTGGCGACAGGATCGACCGCCAGCCTTCCGCATCTGCGCGCCCTGGGCGTCGACAGGCTGATCGACCGGACGGCCGAGCGGTTCGAGAGCGTCGTCGGGTCGGTCGATCTCGTGATCGACCTCGCCGGCGGCGATGCGCCGGATCGCTCCTGGGAGCTGCTTCGTGACGGTGGCGCCGTCGTCAGTGCCGTCCGTCCCGACATCGCCGCGCCGCGCGGCGACGGCCGCCGCGGGCTCTGGTTCATGATGCAGCCCGACAGCGATCGGCTCGCCGCCATCGGCGCCGCGGCCGCCTCCGGTGCTCTGAAGGTGACGATCTCCGAGACTGTCCCGCTCGAAGACATCCCGAGCGCGGTGGAGCGCAACCGCACCGGCCATGGCCCCGGCAAGGCCGTCGCCGATCTCACCCTCGCCTGA
- the xth gene encoding exodeoxyribonuclease III, with product MKIATFNVNGINGRLPVLLRWLAEAAPDIVCLQELKAPDERFPGRALEVAGYGAVWQGQRAWNGVAILAKGRVPIETRRGLPGDDEDKQSRYIEAAVNGVLVGCLYLPNGNPAPGPKFDYKTRWFDRLRSHAAGLLASGAPVVLAGDFNVMPTDLDVYKPERWTDDALFRPEMRAAFHDLVADGWTDALRHLHPGETIYTFWDYLRNAYGRDAGLRIDHLLLSPDLVPRLATAGVDRAVRGWEKASDHAPAWITLEPAKTATRRPRGRRS from the coding sequence ATGAAGATCGCAACCTTCAACGTCAACGGGATCAACGGAAGGCTGCCGGTTCTGCTGCGCTGGCTGGCAGAGGCCGCGCCCGACATCGTCTGCCTGCAGGAGCTGAAGGCGCCGGACGAGCGCTTTCCCGGCCGCGCGCTCGAAGTCGCCGGCTATGGCGCGGTTTGGCAGGGACAGCGGGCGTGGAACGGCGTCGCTATTCTGGCGAAGGGCAGGGTACCCATCGAGACACGGCGTGGTCTGCCCGGCGACGACGAGGACAAACAGAGTCGATACATCGAGGCGGCCGTGAACGGCGTCCTGGTCGGCTGCCTCTATCTGCCGAACGGCAATCCGGCACCCGGACCGAAATTCGACTACAAGACGCGGTGGTTCGACAGGTTGAGATCGCATGCGGCCGGGCTGCTCGCGAGCGGTGCTCCGGTCGTGCTGGCCGGCGATTTCAATGTCATGCCGACCGACCTCGACGTCTACAAGCCGGAGCGATGGACCGATGACGCGCTGTTTCGGCCCGAGATGCGCGCCGCGTTTCACGATCTCGTCGCCGATGGCTGGACCGATGCGCTGCGGCACCTCCATCCCGGCGAGACGATCTACACCTTCTGGGATTATCTCCGGAACGCATACGGGCGCGACGCGGGACTACGGATTGACCATCTCCTTCTCAGTCCCGATCTCGTGCCCCGACTCGCGACGGCCGGCGTCGACCGGGCTGTGCGCGGCTGGGAAAAGGCGAGCGACCATGCGCCGGCCTGGATCACGCTGGAGCCTGCGAAAACCGCAACGCGGCGCCCTCGCGGGCGGCGCAGCTAG
- a CDS encoding FUSC family protein, translating into MAEAMHQSESGMTAADRAQPGRWLRRLAAMHDARWDVGHSIRAAITIGLPWVGGFAVDHVVSAMWISFGALMASSAERSGDVRGRLPVVIGATAIGAAGFLAGYLDGLPLAAIVLIMAALGGVAGVVAGFGAVLSLGTMQALLTASIAIGIPDIGPFWQPSLFYLAGLGFYALLFVIEAAFTGERSRKAIVDDLVSALADLAACRGGLLAGTTGTDSVEAARRVATARLDDLGSAMLRAARSSTSGGRAEADHLAAVLARCDAAFLSIMAAPEAAGLAAAAQRLRAPRERNAAIAAGNDALGAAIDQLAASLANPSDARGEPDSGRRSPAHRAASRPLADRLRPAPTAATDAAKLALCLGLAYSVRFVDGAEHWFWVPLTVSLLMKPDLGSVFARAALRIAGTVVGAAIGALILAVMPKTGWVGLPIAILAGLVPWAMQKSYALQAVVLTPLVLILVSALAPGPFNVDYGTQRIVDTAIGGVIVLVFGYFLWPKAKADIFAAAFAEARRQIAAYVIEPKLPERRRAAYRALAGMRRRLEPQLAEPPPASDEAAAWVPLVAAAERICDHVSIYATSTGTPTGPTGEGKALAALGAYIAMTPTARETLSAPDPGAGSAALAKLHGDVLAEIHHMDRLRAENARFMATA; encoded by the coding sequence ATGGCCGAAGCCATGCACCAGAGCGAGAGTGGAATGACCGCCGCCGATCGGGCGCAGCCGGGACGCTGGCTCCGCCGGCTTGCCGCAATGCATGACGCACGCTGGGATGTCGGGCATTCGATCCGGGCAGCGATCACCATCGGACTTCCGTGGGTGGGTGGCTTTGCCGTCGACCATGTCGTCTCTGCGATGTGGATTTCATTTGGCGCCCTGATGGCTTCATCGGCGGAACGCTCCGGCGACGTGCGCGGACGTCTACCCGTCGTCATCGGCGCAACCGCGATCGGTGCGGCCGGCTTTCTTGCGGGATATCTCGACGGGCTGCCCCTGGCAGCGATCGTCCTGATCATGGCGGCGTTGGGCGGCGTTGCCGGTGTTGTCGCCGGTTTCGGAGCCGTCCTGTCGCTCGGCACGATGCAGGCGCTGCTCACCGCCAGCATCGCAATCGGCATTCCGGACATCGGCCCGTTCTGGCAGCCCTCCCTGTTCTATCTTGCGGGCCTCGGCTTCTACGCCCTCCTTTTCGTCATCGAGGCGGCGTTCACCGGAGAGAGGAGCCGGAAGGCGATCGTCGACGACCTCGTGTCGGCTTTGGCCGATCTTGCGGCGTGTCGCGGCGGGTTGCTGGCGGGAACCACGGGCACGGACTCGGTTGAAGCGGCGCGCCGGGTCGCGACGGCACGCCTCGACGATCTCGGATCGGCCATGCTGCGCGCTGCTCGTTCATCAACGTCTGGAGGCCGCGCGGAGGCTGACCATCTCGCGGCTGTGCTCGCCCGATGCGACGCTGCCTTCCTGTCGATCATGGCGGCGCCAGAGGCTGCCGGCCTCGCGGCTGCCGCGCAGCGGCTTCGGGCGCCGCGCGAGCGCAACGCCGCAATCGCGGCAGGCAACGACGCGCTGGGCGCCGCGATCGATCAACTCGCTGCATCTCTGGCCAACCCGTCCGACGCGAGGGGCGAGCCGGACTCCGGGCGGCGTTCGCCGGCGCATCGAGCGGCTTCCAGGCCGCTTGCCGACCGGCTGAGGCCCGCGCCGACCGCCGCCACCGACGCGGCGAAGCTGGCGCTCTGTCTCGGCCTCGCCTATTCCGTCCGCTTCGTCGATGGCGCAGAGCACTGGTTCTGGGTCCCTTTGACCGTCAGCCTTCTCATGAAGCCCGATCTCGGCTCCGTATTCGCGCGCGCCGCCTTGCGCATCGCCGGGACAGTGGTCGGTGCCGCGATCGGTGCGCTGATCCTCGCGGTGATGCCGAAGACGGGATGGGTCGGGCTTCCGATCGCGATCCTCGCGGGCCTCGTTCCCTGGGCGATGCAGAAATCCTACGCCTTGCAGGCGGTCGTGCTGACGCCGCTCGTTCTCATTCTCGTCAGTGCGCTCGCGCCCGGTCCGTTCAACGTGGACTACGGCACCCAGCGGATCGTCGATACCGCCATCGGCGGCGTGATCGTCCTCGTTTTCGGTTACTTCCTCTGGCCAAAGGCAAAGGCCGACATATTCGCGGCTGCCTTCGCCGAAGCGAGGCGCCAGATCGCGGCCTATGTCATCGAGCCGAAGCTGCCTGAGAGGCGGCGTGCTGCCTATCGGGCGCTGGCCGGAATGCGGCGCCGGCTCGAACCACAGCTCGCCGAGCCCCCGCCGGCTTCCGACGAGGCGGCCGCCTGGGTGCCGCTGGTGGCGGCCGCGGAGCGCATTTGCGATCATGTCTCCATCTATGCGACCAGCACCGGAACACCGACCGGGCCGACTGGTGAGGGCAAGGCACTGGCCGCGCTTGGCGCCTATATCGCCATGACCCCCACCGCACGGGAAACGCTCTCGGCACCTGATCCCGGCGCAGGGAGCGCGGCCCTCGCGAAACTCCACGGTGACGTTCTG